In the Colletotrichum higginsianum IMI 349063 chromosome 7 map unlocalized unitig_7, whole genome shotgun sequence genome, one interval contains:
- a CDS encoding NmrA family protein has protein sequence MSNFVKPIPKSILIFGAAAHIGRPLTEYLTREAPSIKLRLATSSPNKKKQLQDAFPNAEVVQANYSDVASLSAAVSGIEGVFVITPGGLSEHEAMTNLVTALKEANSAIHIIRLVGVFPEIPASQIPATVGPGSLAVEHPIAKRILDESGLPVTYINSGATFIDNFWIQIRPVLAKKTLIWPEHRVPFIDPRDIGEVAARLFLSDNAKHIGAFHTMNNGHDWLTYREVADILSEVLGEPIGYEGDFEAFSGFYGPVMGPQIVQYLWNFFKYEESHEVMWSLNNFVERTLGRKPTTVKGWLLEHKEKLTQGPGGNGWASKQ, from the coding sequence ATGTCTAACTTTGTCAAGCCAATCCCTAAGAGCATCCTCATCTTTGGTGCGGCTGCTCACATCGGCCGCCCGCTGACCGAGTATCTCACCCGGGAAGCGCCCTCGATCAAGCTGCGTCTCGCCACAAGCAGCCCCAATAAGAAGAAGCAGCTCCAAGATGCCTTCCCCAATGCAGAGGTTGTCCAAGCCAACTACAGCGACGTGGCGTCTCTCTCGGCGGCTGTCAGCGGCATCGAaggcgtcttcgtcatcaCCCCCGGCGGCCTCTCTGAGCACGAGGCCATGACGAACCTGGTGACGGCGCTGAAGGAAGCCAACAGCGCCATCCACATCATCCGTCTCGTAGGGGTGTTTCCGGAAATCCCGGCGTCGCAGATAcccgccaccgtcggcccCGGGTCTCTCGCGGTCGAGCACCCCATCGCCAAGCGCATCCTTGACGAGAGCGGGCTGCCCGTCACCTACATTAACTCGGGCGCCACGTTCATAGACAACTTCTGGATCCAGATCCGCCCCGTCCTCGCCAAGAAGACGCTTATCTGGCCGGAGCACCGTGTCCCCTTTATCGACCCTAGAGATATCGGCGAGGTTGCCGCCCGGCTCTTCCTGTCGGACAACGCGAAGCACATTGGCGCGTTCCACACCATGAACAACGGCCACGACTGGCTCACGTACCGGGAGGTCGCCGACATCCTGTCCGAGGTCTTGGGCGAGCCCATCGGTTACGAAGGCGACTTCGAGGCCTTCTCCGGGTTTTACGGCCCGGTCATGGGGCCGCAGATCGTGCAGTACCTTTGGAACTTTTTCAAGTACGAGGAGTCGCATGAGGTGATGTGGTCTTTGAACAACTTTGTGGAGAGGACCTTGGGGcggaagccgacgacggtgaaGGGGTGGTTGCTGGAGCATAAGGAGAAGCTCACGCAAGGGCCTGGAGGCAACGGATGGGCGTCGAAACAGTAG
- a CDS encoding 3-octaprenyl-4-hydroxybenzoate carboxy-lyase UbiX: MEDTTPRKKIIVAITGATGAQIGIRILQTLRRLNVETHLIISKWAAETIKHETDYTPSAVKALADHAYSSHDLAAPIASGSYRVDGMIVAPCSVRTLAAINAGVCDDLVTRAADVCLKERRRLVLSVRETPFSEIHLRNMVEVTRAGAIVAPPVVGFYTRPSSIDDVLDQMVGRLLDLFGLDAKNFERWEGMQKG, encoded by the coding sequence ATGGAAGACACTACTCCCCGCAAAAAGATCATTGTCGCCATAACGGGCGCGACAGGCGCCCAGATCGGTATCCGTATCCTCCAGaccctccgccgcctcaaCGTGGAAACGCacctcatcatcagcaaGTGGGCGGCAGAGACGATCAAGCACGAGACGGACTACACGCCTTCGGCCGTCAAGGCGCTCGCAGACCACGCCTACAGCTCGCACGATCTCGCGGCGCCGATCGCGAGCGGTTCGTAccgcgtcgacggcatgATCGTCGCGCCGTGCTCCGTGCGGACGCTGGCGGCCATCAACGCGGGCGTGTGCGACGACCTCGTGACGCGGGCGGCCGACGTGTGTCTGAAGGAGCGGCGGAGGCTGGTGCTCTCGGTGCGCGAGACGCCCTTCAGCGAGATCCACCTGCGGAACATGGTCGAGGTGACGAGGGCCGGGGCCATTGTCGCGCCGCCGGTCGTCGGGTTCTAcacgcggccgtcgtcgattGACGATGTCTTGGATCAGATGGTCGGCAGGCTGCTCGATCTGTTCGGTCTGGACGCGAAGAACTTTGAGAGGTGGGAGGGTATGCAGAAGGGCTAG
- a CDS encoding BTB/POZ domain-containing protein, whose translation MDDVRTTSVFKALSSFFMSENFSDMKITCGGGVYSAHRVVVCGQSSFFDKALSGTFKEAATATVDLPEDDPDILEKFLEYLYTGNYDDKVVLKLNTPANVALMNHEEVMEKLSHPPGVLLPVRPLKGTRNLESKPGERGIKSSRSTLDSDDDPDDSNYQASDHGRQPPGPEDRVKTENEEEEEEEDGLPVEIEQDYNPTRAVVDGDPATDRNVFIRDQAAVRNDLFLHLRVYVMADKFAVPALKLLARDRFYRAAELAWDVADEFPDVVDELYTNTPDTDVDMRGIVCRLVGNNVFDDRVRERLEPVMRKHGDFAVGVLKHVIAESKERW comes from the exons ATGGATGATGTGCGCACCACCTCCGTCTTTAAGgccctctcttccttcttcatgTCGGAGAACTTCTCCGACATGAAGATCACTTGCGGTGGCGGTGTCTATAGTGCTCATAGAGTTGTTGTTTGCGGCCAATCCTCCTTCTTCGACAAGGCTCTATCAGGGACTTTCAAG GAAGCAGCAACCGCCACCGTCGACCTGCCCGAGGACGATCCCGACATCCTCGAGAAATTTCTGGAGTACCTCTACACCGGAAACTACGACGACAAAGTCGTGCTGAAACTGAACACGCCGGCAAATGTAGCCTTGATGAACCATGAAGAAGTGATGGAGAAGCTGAGCCATCCTCCTGGAGTCTTATTACCAGTTCGTCCGCTCAAGGGGACTCGGAATTTGGAATCGAAACCGGGCGAAAGGGGAATTAAATCGTCTAGAAGTACCTTGGATAGTGACGACGATCCCGATGACTCTAACTACCAAGCAAGCGACCATGGCCGACAACCACCGGGCCCTGAAGACCGTGTTAAGACCGAaaacgaggaggaggaggaggaggaggatgggcTCCCCGTCGAAATCGAACAGGACTACAACCCAACCCGGGCCGTGGTTGACGGGGACCCGGCCACGGACAGGAACGTCTTCATCCGCGACCAGGCCGCCGTGCGCAACGACCTCTTCCTGCACCTGCGGGTGTACGTCATGGCCGACAAGTTCGCCGTGCCGGCCCTCAAGCTCCTCGCGCGTGACCGCTTctaccgcgccgccgagctggcgTGGGACGTGGCCGACGAGTTccccgacgtcgtcgacgagctgtACACCAACACCCCCGACACGGACGTCGACATGCGCGGCATCGTCTGCCGCCTCGTCGGGAACAACGTGTTCGACGACAGGGTGAGGGAGAGGCTGGAACCGGTCATGAGGAAGCACGGCGATTTCGCCGTTGGCGTGCTCAAGCACGTCATCGCTGAGAGCAAGGAACGCTGGTGA
- a CDS encoding 3-octaprenyl-4-hydroxybenzoate carboxy-lyase-like protein, whose amino-acid sequence MSPTNPQDLPHLNFRSFVAALKADGDLVEINEECDPHIEVGAVIRKVVESDERAPLFNRLKGQNPDGLWRILGAPNSLRVDPSQRFGRLARHLGLPPTASMKEILDKMVAAKTAAPIPPVVVDSGSCKEFKLTPDQFDLTKLPVPLLHQSDGGKYIQTYGMHVVQSPDGKWTNWSIARAMVHDRNHLAGLIIEPQHIWQIHQMWKKEGKDMPWALVFGVPPAAIMAASMPLPGELSEAEYIGSLVGAPLEVVKCDTNGLHVPANSEIVFEGVCSATETAPEGPFGEMHGYVFPGEARPQPIYRVDLITHRKDAILPVSNCGRLTDETHTMIGPLAAAEIGFLLKSRGVPIKEAFSPFESQVTWVVLQVDTEKLRASQTNPKDFCRMVGDIVFNDKVGYTIHRLVLVGEDIDVYNFKDVIWAFCTRCRPGLDEYHFENVRGFPLIPYMSHGNGDKRMGGKVVSDCLMPTEYTTSRDWEAASFKESFPAEVQEKVLQRWESFGFTPRE is encoded by the exons ATGTCACCAACAAACCCCCAAGACCTCCCTCACTTGAACTTCCGCTCTTTCGTGGCGGCCCTCAAAGCCGatggcgacctcgtcgagatcaATGAGGAGTGCGACCCTCACATCGAGGTCGGCGCTGTCATCCGCAAGGTCGTTGAGTCCGACGAGCGCGCACCGCTTTTCAACAGACTCAAGGGCCAGAACCCCGACGGCCTCTGGCGCATCCTCGGAGCGCCCAACTCCCTCAGGGTCGACCCCTCTCAGCGATTCGGCCGCCTTGCACGGCACCTCGGTCTCCCGCCCACGGCGAGCATGAAGGAGATTCTGGATAAGATGGTCGCCGCCAAGACCGCCGCCCCTATTCCCCCCGTCGTGGTCGATTCGGGGTCCTGCAAGGAGTTCAAGCTTACGCCCGACCAATTCGATCTCACCAAACTCCCGGTGCCGCTGCTTCATCAATCCGACGGAGGGAAGTACATCCAAACCTACGGCATGCACGTCGTGCAGTCGCCCGATGGCAAGTGGACGAACTGGTCGATCGCGCGCGCCATGGTACACGACAGGAACCATCTCGCGGGGCTGATCATCGAGCCGCAGCACATCTGGCAGATCCACCAGATgtggaagaaggaaggaaaggaCATGCCATGGGCGCTGGTGTTTGGCGTGCCGCCAGCGGCCATCATGGCGGCGAGCATGCCATTGCCGGGCGAGCTGTCCGAGGCGGAGTACATTGGGTCATTGGTCGGAGCGCCGTTGGAGGTTGTCAAATGCGATACGAACGGGCTACATGTCCCCGCCAACTCGGAGATTGTTTTTGAGGGCGTCTGCTCCGCTACTGAGACGGCGCCCGAGGGTCCTTTTGGTGAGATGCACGG CTACGTTTTCCCCGGAGAGGCCAGACCGCAGCCCATATACAGAGTTGACCTCATCACGCACCGCAAGGATGCAATCCTCCCGGTCTCCAACTGTGGCCGACTGACAGACGAAACG CACACTATGATCGGGCCCctggccgcggccgagatTGGATTCCTACTCAAGTCGAGGGGAGTCCCCATCAAAGAAGCATTCTCGCCCTTCGAATCCCAAGTAACTTGGGTTGTTCTGCAAGTTGACACCGAAAAGCTCCGGGCTTCGCAGACGAACCCAAAGGACTTCTGCCGGATGGTTGGGGATATCGTTTTTAATGACAAGGTCGGCTACACGATCCACCGGCTGGTGCTCGTTGGCGAAGATATCGACGTGTACAACTTCAAGGACGTTATCTGGGCCTTCTGCACGAGGTGCCGTCCGGGCTTGGACGAGTACCACTTCGAGAACGTTCGGGGATTTCCGCTCATCCCGTATATGTCGCACGGCAATGGCGACAAACGCATGGGTGGAAAGGTTGTCTCGGATTGCCTGATGCCAACCGAGTATACGACTAGTCGTGACTGGGAGGCCGCGAGCTTCAAAGAGTCGTTCCCCGCCGAGGTCCAGGAGAAGGTGCTCCAACGGTGGGAGTCGTTCGGATTCACTCCCCGTGAATGA
- a CDS encoding C6 zinc finger protein, whose amino-acid sequence MKRRAEDPSDQASTKRPRQPQVACDSCRRKKLKCDRADPCSSCAMRGLVCMGQPSPRGPVLSQTSFVPPLLSDAGDPDSILGRLRKLEQAVFGGSTTTGSSSADHQPPIDPDPETRRDDRRSSQTRRRKSGSPPSHRPSPDNDEWQQTARFLDSTYTRNGLNISLPNDKIDYHITTLSQLPRTPTTRTTPGHTPLSETGTRFSAWLMTRDEALALLRAFVENPFHLLPIIRLPAAHAVVDAFYAALARNRDPNPAHAALILGIAASSAFFDLDGGSGAPPFASAEDATRTALVWLRSALQLLDNFSRGASGAGCLEEVQARCVLANLVYNMEGCSARFRFLHGCSLAAAREIGLHVVDGASSKQNPTADDAATREIKRRVWWHIAATDWMLGLMGGPTDGTYNVQPRHTNVNLPRNVNDDETSLADEALTLSLSIPTSLTCFLKRLQLAGIARAIIDARGPGAPDADITDYDKILGLDRLFRDALADFPPFLRPDGPIPPTAPRQFALQRDVILLAFHSRRARLHRPSLLHDSQDAQYRLSRDICLQSARTALSVATSILRAASRGGEPGAAGSERAMGCRMGCVIGHMFMACTILALNSGSDAGRAGPRDDGSDATTETHAEVARACRDLASVGKESAVARTLVRNLAGVLRRYRVQGVEDVDSETCRTNSPGGGGDRPSEIGEENMACGRGTGGDISGYDIGYSDTLGDGDDLGLDGLWKDILVDTTTSGWDQLFAGLDTYCGPT is encoded by the exons ATGAAGCGCCGTGCAGAAGACCCCAGTGACCAGGCCTCGACTAAACGCCCTCGTCAGCCACAGGTCGCGTGCGACTCGTGCCGCAGGAAGAAGCTCAAGTGCGACCGCGCAGACCCGTGCTCAAGCTGCGCGATGCGCGGCCTGGTATGCATGGGACAGCCGAGCCCCCGCGGGCCGGTGTTATCACAAACGAG TTTCGTTCCACCACTCCTAAgtgacgccggcgacccGGACTCCATTCTCGGCCGGCTCCGGAAGTTAGAGCAAGCCGTGTTCGGCGGGTCGACCACCACCGGATCATCATCCGCGGATCATCAACCTCCGATCGACCCGGATCCCGAGACACGTAGAGACGACAGACGATCATCACAAACTCGTCGCCGAAAGTCCGGCTCCCCCCCATCTCACCGGCCTTCCCCCGACAACGACGAATGGCAGCAAACGGCCCGGTTCCTTGACTCAACTTACACCCGCAACGGCCTCAAC ATCTCCCTACCCAACGACAAAATAGATTACCACATCACCACCCTGTCCCAACTCCCAAGGACCCCCACCACACGCACGACGCCAGGCCATACTCCCCTCTCCGAAACCGGGACCCGCTTCTCCGCCTGGCTCATGACacgcgacgaggccctcgccctccttcgTGCCTTCGTCGAGAACCCCTTCCACCTCCTCCCCATCATCCGCCTCCCCGCGGCacacgccgtcgtcgacgccttctacgccgccctcgcccgcaaCAGGGACCCGAACCCGGCCCACGCCGCCCTGatcctcggcatcgccgcctcgagcgccttcttcgacctcgacggcggctccggcgcACCTCCCTTTgcctcggccgaggacgccacCCGCACCGCCCTCGTCTGGCTCCGCTCTgcgctccagctcctcgacaacTTCAGCCGCGGCGCGAGCGGCGCCGGCTGCCTCGAGGAGGTCCAGGCCCGCTGCGTGTTGGCCAACCTGGTCTACAACATGGAGGGCTGCTCCGCGCGCTTCCGCTTCCTGCACGGGTGCTCTCTGGCCGCGGCGCGGGAGATTGGTTtgcacgtcgtcgacggcgcgtCGTCAAAGCAGAATCcgacggccgacgacgccgcgacCAGGGAGATCAAGAGGAGGGTGTGGTGGCACATCGCGGCCACCGACTG GATGCTCGGCTTGATGGGCGGACCAACAGACGGCACGTACAACGTCCAACCGCGCCATACAAACGTCAACCTCCCGCGCAacgtcaacgacgacgaaacAAGCCTCGCCGATGAAGCCCTCACGCTTTCCCTCTCCATTCCAACCTCGCTAACCTGCTTCCTCAAACGACTTCagctcgccggcatcgcccgcgccatcatcgacgcccgCGGCCCCGGCGCGCCGGACGCTGACATCACCGACTACGACAAGATCCTCGGCCTAGACCGCCTCTTCCGTGACGCCCTGGCCGACTTCCCGCCCTTCCTCCGCCCGGACGGGCCCATTCCGCCCACCGCGCCGCGACAATTCGCCCTGCAGAGGgacgtcatcctcctcgccttccaCTCCCGGCGCGCCCGACTTCATcgcccctccctcctgcATGACAGTCAGGACGCACAATACCGGCTGTCGCGCGACATCTGTCTGCAGTCGGCGCGGACGGCGCTCTCCGTCGCCACGAGCatcctccgcgccgcctcgCGGGGCGGGGAACCCGGCGCCGCGGGAAGCGAGAGGGCGATGGGCTGCCGCATGGGCTGCGTCATCGGGCACATGTTCATGGCGTGTACGATCCTGGCTCTAAACTCCGGGTCGGATGCCGGTCGTGCAGGTCCGAGAGACGATGGGAGCGAtgcgacgacggagacgcaCGCCGAGGTTGCGCGGGCTTGCCGCGACCTCGCCTCGGTCGGGAAGGagtcggcggtggcgcggACGCTCGTCCGCAACCTTGCGGGCGTGCTGCGCCGGTATCGCGTCCAAGGGGTGGAGGACGTTGATTCAGAGACGTGCCGTACGAACTCACctggcgggggaggagatAGACCGAGCGAGATCGGTGAAGAGAACATGGCATGTGGCAGGGGGACGGGCGGTGACATCAGCGGATATGATATTGGATACTCCGACAcgctgggcgacggcgatgatctcggcctcgacgggctCTGGAAGGACATTTTGGTCGACACGACCACGTCCGGATGGGACCAACTGtttgccggcctcgacacgTATTGCGGCCCGACCTGA
- a CDS encoding Fungal specific transcription factor — protein MNSPNRTSPNTPSGNRASLRDLLRSRQRSRNGVRGNPKSCLPCRERKVKCDKKLPCSTCDKRGHPDLCDYDDKTSRPSLGGATSPARSARGTMQVSGGRSETAFDNQQMDTSVGDANQELGDGLSSALPTESLRVHRAPRAAASTSDVTASGDGSPLFLADASVVNMARRRSIQSRNDPARQSAFETGILPLLGVSEDTHTSLPSYQALPGDQEIIRLFELFRRRVQPFHLITYDLDKVEEKICRLVNARSDPDSGSSSDDAGWLCLLHAILAAGAQFSDMGLEDRIAVTQRHTKQAFDLLRSTDYLARPSKEAVQTLLLLGNVLQNDMKPQAAWVLGGTTIRLAQCLGLHRRIGRPPTSPMPDEETRHLRLAIVWQDSLLALTFGRPPASYEMDFEEDLPRLDDARADGHGLSYLQAMSWLCHAALRHLSSQSDVSGQLLSTLNDIKAIGDSLSPHLIDPKRSKTIPQIQEHYAFELHRHFVISTLCRPCVSSSGAVELGENDKAMILEQFQESLRKSARAYIRLRSIAGHAKRSWAFIHNGLTSVLLLSLMRETRYLTETRTLQDELISSLSNEEGEPDPSTDTGAVGHLSGTLQKALKALKTLRTLAERDASGQNLEAVSNTNRAMPDSRDVRPETMERSGTGIAEQAR, from the exons ATGAATTCGCCAAATCGCACGTCTCCGAACACGCCGAGCGGCAACCGAGCATCCCTTCGAGACCTTCTGCGATCTCGCCAACGGAGCCGTAACGGAGTTCGGGGGAACCCCAAATCATGTCTGCCTTGCCGGGAACGAAAGGTCAAGTGCGACAAGAAGCTGCCTTGTTCAACATGCGACAAACGCGGGCACCCCGACCTGTGCGACTACGATGACAAGACTTCGCGTCCCTCGCTCGGCGGTGCCACGTCGCCCGCACGTTCTGCACGAGGCACAATGCAAGTTTCTGGCGGCAGATCGGAAACGGCTTTTGATAACCAACAGATGGATACGAGCGTTGGCGATGCGAATCAGGAGCTGGGGGATGGATTGAGCAGCGCACTCCCAACCGAATCTCTGAGGGTGCATCGGGCCCcccgagcagcagcatcgaCATCTGATGTAACGGCCAGTGGCGATGGGAGTCCTCTATTCCTGGCTGACGCTTCAGTTGTCAATATGGCTCGCCGACGCTCAATCCAATCCCGAAACGACCCGGCTCGCCAATCCGCCTTCGAAACTGGCATCCTGCCTCTCTTGGGCGTCAGCGAAGACACCCATACGTCGCTACCCTCCTACCAGGCTTTGCCGGGCGACCAAGAAATCATCAGACTGTTCGAGCTGTTTCGCCGTCGAGTACAACCCTTTCATCTCATCACCTACGACCTGGACAAAGTCGAAGAAAAGATATGTCGCCTGGTCAATGCGAGAAGCGACCCTGACTCGGGAAGCAGTTCTGATGATGCTGGTTGGTTATGCCTTCTTCACGCCATCTTGGCCGCCGGTGCTCAGTTCTCAGACATGGGCCTTGAGGACCGAATTGCGGTGACTCAACGACACA CGAAACAGGCTTTCGATCTGTTGCGATCCACTGATTATCTCGCGAGGCCATCCAAAGAAGCCGTACAGAcacttctcctcctcggtaACGTGTTACAGAACGACATGAAACCGCAAGCTGCCTGGGTTCTTGGAGGAACCACAATACGCCTGGCACAATGTCTGGGGCTTCATCGCAGGATCGGCCGCCCACCAACCTCCCCAATGCCAGATGAAGAGACCCGGCACTTGAG ATTAGCAATTGTCTGGCAGGACTCGCTCCTTGCCCTCACCTTTGGCCGACCAccagcatcgtacgaaatGGACTTCGAAGAGGACCTGCCTCGACTTGACGACGcccgcgccgacggccacggcctgTCGTATCTTCAAGCCATGAGCTGGCTCTGTCACGCCGCTTTGCGCCATCTATCCAGCCAATCAGACGTATCGGGCCAGTTGTTGTCAACATTAAACGACATCAAAGCCATTGGAGACTCCCTGTCACCCCATCTGATCGACCCAAAGAGGAGCAAGACAATCCCGCAGATCCAGGAGCACTACGCCTTCGAGCTACACCGACATTTTGTCATCTCTACGTTGTGTCGACCTTGCGTCTCCAGCAGTGGAGCGGTTGAACTAGGGGAAAATGACAAGGCGATGATTCTAGAGCAGTTCCAAGAATCCCTTCGTAAAAGTGCACGAGCTTACATCCGCTTGAGGTCGATTGCAGGGCATGCAAAGCGTTCATGGGCATTCATTCACAACGGTCTCACATCAGTCCTTCTGCTAAGTCTGATGCGAGAGACGCGATACCTTACGGAAACACGGACTCTTCAAGACGAGCTCATCTCCAGCCTCTCCAATGAGGAAGGCGAGCCGGACCCGTCCACGGACACTGGTGCCGTAGGTCACCTGTCAGGCACCCTTCAAAAAGCTCTCAAGGCGCTCAAGACTCTGCGGACGCTTGCCGAACGTGATGCTAGCGGTCAGAACCTAGAGGCTGTTTCCAATACCAACAGAGCCATGCCGGACTCCCGAGATGTTAGACCGGAGACTATGGAAAGGAGCGGAACGGGCATCGCAGAACAAGCCAGGTGA
- a CDS encoding Major facilitator superfamily transporter, protein MAHRRGLALGLTIGGSSIGGVIWPIMLEQLLAVRGLGFGWTMRAVAFTMLPLLATTCLTVVDAPIVPDTAASPASDGIEKAAESSADDEVTREKRADFSILRNTTFVLLCGGLAIGYFGLFTPLFYVPAFGVARGLSSSTAFYLLSGLNAASFLGRVIPGFLADRYGHFNLCALAALSAGVLGFCWTAASSLAGLAVWSLAYGFCSGAVMSLQTACVGKIAHHDNQGLAVGFMMATIAVT, encoded by the exons ATGGCCcaccgccgcggcctcgccctcgggctgaccatcggcggctcctctatcggcggcgtcatctgGCCCATCATGCTCGAGCAGCTCTTGGCCGTCCGAGGCCTGGGTTTCGGCTGGACCAtgcgcgccgtcgccttcaccatgctgccgctgctggccACCACGTGCCTGACCGTCGTCGATGCGCCCATCGTTCCCGACACGGCAGCATCGCCCGCATCCGACGGCATCGAAAAAGCCGCCGAGTCCTCGGCCGATGATGAGGTGACGCGCGAGAAGCGGGCCGACTTCTCCATCCTCAGAAACACAACCTTCGTGCTGCTATGCGGCGGTCTCGCGATCGGTTACTTCGGCCTCTTTACGCCCCTCTTCTACGTCCCGGCCTTTGGCGTTGCCCGGGGTctgtcatcgtcgacggcctttTACCTGCTGTCCGGGCTCAACGCGGCGTCCTTTCTTGGCAGGGTCATCCCGGGGTTCCTCGCGGACCGGTACGGGCACTTCAACCTGTGcgcgctggcggcgctgtcggccggcgtcctcgggttctgctggacggcggcatcctcaCTGGCTGGGCTGGCGGTTTGGAGTTTGGCGTACGGGTTCTGCTCGGGC GCCGTCATGAGCTTGCAGACCGCCTGCGTGGGGAAGATTGCGCATCACGACAACCAGGGACTGGCCGTCGGCTTCATGATGGCGACCATCGCCGTGACGTGA
- a CDS encoding Uridine permease, producing MGLRKRLVLRSESEALGTEGGRLSNKDMDPIPLGSPERTWGWPSLLGFWIAEAFSISMYQVSSTSVSKGLNPGFAILAVFIGHVLVCVPAMLDGYVGCYLGINFPVLTRASFGIRGSYAAVFVRGVVACIWFGTQSFQGGQCLQVMIAAIWPSFDNFPNHLSASAHVTSAELLCFFLFIIVQLPLLWLHVSSLRYMFMVKTVIMPIFGLTLFIWALVAAKGFGPTFSKPTVIKDGTPAVVVFFQCITSAIGPKATLALNMPDFTRYAKEPRQVFWTQAVGLVILVTMCGVLGATVSSASEVIYGKVTWNPLEVARLWNNRAAQFFAGLCWAFAVIGTNISANSVSFSNDLSLWFPRYINNRRGAYICAVFGVCAVPWYIQYSAKSFSSFLGGYSLFLGAIAGVIICDFWICRKRQVQVSSLYDPRGIHYYTLGVNPRAVVAFILAIVPNMPGLAAACGAKGVPKGAVYLYSLSWLVSTLIAGITYWTCWKIWPFPVDETHGDLSIESQSPRYEEDVGLEKDIEAKHDIKC from the exons GGGTTCTGGATCGCGGAAGCCTTTTCCATTTCCATGTATCAAG tctcgtcgacgtcggtaTCGAAAGGGCTTAACCCGGGattcgccatcctcgccgtaTTCATCGGCCACGTCTTGGTCTGCGTCCCGGCCATGCTAGACGGCTACGTCGGGTGCTATCTCGGCATCAACTTCCCGGTTCTGACACGGGCGTCGTTCGGCATCCGCGGTTCGTACGCGGCGGTGTTCGTCAGAGGTGTCGTCGCTTGCATCTGGTTCGGTACGCAGTCGTTCCAGGGCGGCCAGTGCCTGCAAGTCATGATCGCGGCCATCTGGCCCTCGTTCGACAACTTTCCAAACCACCTCTCGGCGAGCGCACACGTCACCAGCGCCGAGCTGCtgtgcttcttcttgttcaTCATTGTCCAGCTGCCACTGCTTTGGCTGCATGTCAGCAGTTTGAGGTACATGTTCATGGTCAAGACTGTCATCATGCCCATCTTTGGACTGACGTTGTTCATCTGGGCTCTTGTTGCTG CCAAGGGCTTCGGGCCAACCTTCTCAAAACCTACCGTCATCAAGGACGGCacgcccgccgtcgtcgtcttcttccaaTGTATCACGAGTGCCATCGGCCCCAAGGCAACCCTCGCCCTGAACATGCCAGACTTCACTCGCTACGCCAAGGAGCCCCGGCAAGTCTTCTGGACCCAGGCCGTGGGCTTGGTCATCCTCGTCACCATGTGCGGTGTCCTCGGCGCCACGGTCAGCAGCGCTTCCGAGGTCATCTACGGCAAGGTCACCTGGAACCCCTTGGAGGTCGCCCGTCTCTGGAACAACCGCGCCGCGCAGTTCTTCGCGGGCCTGTGCTGGGCGTTCGCGGTCATTGGGACCAACATCAGCGCCAACAGTGTGTCTTTCAGTAACGATCTGTCCCTTTGGTTTCCAAGATACATCAACAACAGACGCGGAGCGTACATTTGCGCCGTCTTTGGTGTTTGTGCCGTGCCTTGGTACATTCAGTATAG CGCCAagtccttctcctctttccttGGAGGCTACTCTCTTTTCCTCggtgccatcgccggcgtcatcatcTGCGACTTTTGGATCTGCCGCAAGCGTCAAGTTCAAGTTTCGTCGCTCTACGACCCCAGAGGCATCCATTACTACACTCTCGGCGTCAACCCGAGAGCCGTCGTTGCCTTCATCCTCGCCATAGTGCCCAACATGCCCGGCCTGGCGGCTGCATGCGGTGCGAAAGGGGTTCCCAAGGGGGCAGTGTATTTGTACAGCTTAAGCTGGCTGGTCAGCACTCTTATTGCGGGTATCACCTACTGGACTTGCTGGAAGATCTGGCCTTTCCCGGTCGACGAGACTCATGGAGATTTGTCCATTGAGAGTCAGTCTCCGAGATACGAGGAGGACGTAGGGCTGGAGAAGGATATAGAAGCGAAGCACGACATCAAATGTTGA